Proteins found in one Hippopotamus amphibius kiboko isolate mHipAmp2 chromosome 12, mHipAmp2.hap2, whole genome shotgun sequence genomic segment:
- the PIANP gene encoding PILR alpha-associated neural protein, producing MESRMWPALLLSHLLPLWPLLLLPLPPLAQGSSSSPRTPPAPARPPCARGGPSAPRHVCVWERAPPPSRSPRVPRSRRQVLPGTAPPATPSGFEEGPPSSQYPWAIVWGPTVSREDGGDPNSANPGFLPLDYGFAAPHGLATPHPNSDSMRGDGDGLILGEAPATLRPFLFGGRGEGVDPQLYVTITISIIIVLVATGIIFKFCWDRSQKRRRPSGQQGALRQEESQQPLTDLSPAGVTVLGAFGDSPTPTPDHEEPRGGPRPGMPQPKGAPAFQLNRIPLVNL from the exons ATGGAGTCCAGGATGTG GCCTGCACTGTTGCTGTCCCATCTCCTCCCTCTCTGGCCACTGCTGTTGCTGCCCCTCCCACCACTGGCTCAAggttcctcttcctcccctcgaACCCCACCAGCCCCAGCCCGGCCGCCCTGTGCCCGGGGAGGCCCCTCGGCCCCAcgccatgtgtgtgtgtgggagcgGGCACCCCCACCAAGCCGATCCCCTCGGGTCCCAAGATCACGTCGGCAAGTCCTGCCGGGCACTGCGCCCCCCGCCACCCCATCAGGCTTTGAAGAGGGGCCACCCTCATCCCAGTACCCCTGGGCTATTGTGTGGGGCCCTACAGTGTCTCGAGAGGATGGAGGGgaccccaactctgccaaccctGGATTTCTGCCCCTGGACTATGGTTTTGCAGCCCCCCATGGGCTGGCTACCCCGCACCCCAACTCAGACTCCATGCGGGGTGATGGAGATGGGCTCATCCTTGGAGAAGCTCCTGCCACCCTGCGGCCATTCCTGTTCGGGGGCCGCGGGGAAG GTGTGGACCCTCAGCTCTATGTCACAATTACCATCTCCATCATCATCGTTCTTGTGGCCACTGGCATCATCTTCAAGTTCTG CTGGGACCGCAGCCAGAAGCGGCGCAGGCCCTCTGGGCAACAAGgtgccctgaggcaggaggagagcCAGCAGCCCTTGACCGACCTGTCCCCAGCGGGGGTCACTGTGCTGGGGGCCTTCGGGGACTCGCCCAcccctacccctgaccacgaggaGCCCCGAGGGGGACCCCGGCCTGGGATGCCCCAGCCCAAGGGGGCTCCAGCCTTCCAGCTGAACCG gATTCCCCTGGTGAATCTgtga